A single genomic interval of Methylocystis sp. IM3 harbors:
- a CDS encoding AI-2E family transporter produces MTDEPISFSGAEWRFNAIFIELSVRLFVIGFLTYWTFAIVAPFGAMIVWSVVLAVALYPLFDRLAAALGGRPAVAAALITLAALVLVIGPATWMGVGFIEPVRGLIAGFDNGDIAIPPPPEAVKNWPLVGVQIYAFWELASTNLHSALAQILPQLKPVGEYLLGMVRNAGVGTLKFLLSVILSGFLLAYATPLMVGVRALARRIDPSNGHKYLDIAGATINAVSRGVMGLSIMQAVVGGIGMYLANVPGASLLTIAILVLGIVQIGPLIVVAPVVFWAWTALPTAGAVALTLCMLTVNYMDNVLKPFIFAHGLSTPIPVIFIGVIGGVLAHGIAGLFVGPVVLAVVWELGTAWIAEEIAAGAPKAVEPEPLLAPRQERQVEAS; encoded by the coding sequence TTGACCGACGAACCCATCAGCTTCAGCGGCGCCGAGTGGCGCTTCAACGCCATCTTCATCGAATTGTCGGTTCGCCTGTTCGTCATCGGCTTTCTGACCTATTGGACCTTCGCCATCGTCGCGCCCTTCGGGGCGATGATCGTCTGGAGCGTGGTGCTCGCCGTTGCGCTCTATCCGCTGTTCGACCGGCTGGCGGCGGCGCTCGGCGGCCGGCCCGCCGTCGCGGCCGCCCTGATCACGCTCGCCGCGCTCGTTCTCGTCATCGGACCGGCGACCTGGATGGGCGTCGGCTTCATCGAGCCGGTCAGAGGCCTGATCGCAGGCTTCGACAACGGCGACATCGCCATTCCACCGCCTCCCGAGGCCGTGAAGAACTGGCCGCTTGTCGGCGTGCAGATCTACGCGTTCTGGGAACTCGCCTCGACCAATCTGCACAGCGCCCTGGCGCAGATCCTGCCGCAGCTCAAACCGGTCGGCGAATATCTGCTCGGCATGGTGCGCAACGCGGGCGTCGGCACGCTGAAGTTTCTCTTGTCGGTGATCCTGTCGGGCTTCCTGCTCGCCTACGCCACGCCTCTCATGGTGGGCGTGCGGGCGCTGGCGCGGCGCATCGATCCCTCGAACGGACACAAATATCTCGACATCGCCGGCGCGACGATCAACGCCGTCTCACGCGGCGTGATGGGCCTCTCCATCATGCAGGCGGTGGTCGGCGGCATTGGCATGTATCTGGCGAATGTGCCCGGCGCGAGCCTGCTTACGATCGCCATTCTCGTCCTCGGCATCGTGCAGATCGGTCCGCTCATCGTCGTCGCGCCGGTCGTGTTCTGGGCCTGGACGGCGCTCCCGACCGCCGGCGCCGTCGCCCTGACGCTGTGCATGCTGACAGTGAATTACATGGACAATGTGCTGAAGCCCTTCATCTTCGCGCATGGGCTCTCGACGCCTATTCCGGTGATCTTCATCGGCGTCATCGGGGGCGTGCTGGCGCATGGGATCGCCGGTCTCTTCGTCGGTCCGGTGGTGCTCGCCGTCGTCTGGGAGCTCGGCACCGCCTGGATCGCGGAGGAGATCGCGGCTGGCGCGCCAAAAGCGGTCGAGCCCGAACCTCTGCTCGCGCCCCGGCAGGAGCGGCAGGTGGAAGCCTCGTAA
- a CDS encoding lytic transglycosylase domain-containing protein: MKSTACAAGLAALALAGCAATESPVASAPESYVNEPRSDEPVADKTGLHSHIARFARLYDIPESLIHRSVRRESNYNPTAHHGPYWGLMQIRHDTAKHMGYKGPASGLLDAKTNLTYAVPYLANAYKLSGGNEARAIKLYAGGYYYEAKRRGMLDLLHTEPLDSE; this comes from the coding sequence ATGAAATCAACCGCTTGCGCCGCGGGTTTGGCGGCTCTCGCTCTCGCCGGATGCGCTGCAACGGAGTCGCCGGTCGCCTCGGCCCCCGAATCTTATGTCAATGAGCCGCGCAGCGACGAACCCGTCGCCGACAAGACGGGGCTTCATTCGCACATTGCGCGTTTCGCCCGCCTTTACGATATCCCCGAGTCGCTCATTCACCGTTCGGTTCGGCGGGAGAGCAATTACAATCCCACCGCTCACCATGGCCCTTATTGGGGTCTGATGCAGATCCGCCACGATACGGCGAAGCACATGGGCTACAAGGGTCCAGCGAGCGGGCTGCTCGACGCGAAGACCAATCTCACCTATGCGGTGCCCTATCTCGCCAACGCCTACAAGCTGTCGGGCGGCAATGAAGCGCGCGCGATCAAGCTTTATGCCGGCGGCTATTATTACGAAGCCAAGCGGCGCGGCATGCTCGACCTTCTCCACACGGAGCCGCTCGACTCCGAATGA
- a CDS encoding ribonuclease D, whose amino-acid sequence MTIRLHQGDLPSGAALSSIVAIDTETLGLNPHRDRLCLVQLSFGNGDAELVQIARGQTRAPNLEKLLADPSVLKLFHFARFDLAILAKTFGIMPAPVYCTKIASRLTRTYTDRHGLKDLVRELAGVEISKQQQSSDWGAANLSDAQQAYAASDVLYLHQLKERLDAMLAREERTEMAQACFDFLPARARLDLLGWPETDIFSHE is encoded by the coding sequence ATGACGATACGTCTGCATCAGGGCGACCTGCCCTCCGGGGCCGCCCTCTCGTCCATTGTCGCAATCGACACCGAGACGCTGGGGCTCAATCCCCATCGCGATCGTCTGTGTCTCGTGCAACTCTCCTTCGGCAATGGCGACGCCGAACTGGTGCAGATCGCGCGCGGACAGACCCGCGCGCCCAATCTCGAGAAGCTTCTTGCGGACCCGAGCGTGCTGAAGCTTTTCCATTTCGCCCGGTTCGACCTCGCCATTCTCGCCAAGACCTTCGGGATCATGCCGGCGCCGGTCTATTGCACCAAGATCGCCTCCAGGCTCACCCGCACCTATACCGACCGCCATGGTCTGAAGGACCTCGTCCGCGAGCTCGCCGGAGTCGAGATTTCCAAGCAGCAGCAATCCTCCGACTGGGGCGCCGCCAATCTGAGCGACGCCCAGCAGGCCTATGCGGCGTCGGACGTTTTGTATCTGCATCAGCTCAAGGAGCGGCTCGACGCCATGCTGGCCCGCGAGGAGCGAACCGAGATGGCGCAGGCCTGTTTCGATTTCCTCCCGGCGCGGGCGCGGCTCGATCTTCTCGGCTGGCCCGAGACCGACATCTTCTCCCATGAGTGA
- a CDS encoding lytic murein transglycosylase, with protein sequence MKQNCLLAASAALLLFAAPARAEWSACVGGLRHAAAGAGVSQQAIAAATDGLEPNDAVSFMDKQPEFTTPVWDYVAGLVDEERVAEGRAMLQKYASALHAAESRYGVDPATVVAVWGVESDFGKSFGKRPVVQSLATLACEAPRRNDYWRKEFVAALKILDNGDIRPDEFMGSWAGAFGHTQFMPSTFLGTAVDLDGDGRRNIASSAADSLGSTANFLRKSGWRAGEHWGFEVRLPESFSGPSGRSRKQPMSFWESRGITRLDGGGLGGGSAGLLLPAGRNGPAFLVTKNFDAIYSYNAAESYALAIAVLSDMLRGRPGIQTPWPTDDPGLSRAERRELQALLVRAGYDVGDADGVIGTKTKEAIADYQGRVGLPRNGRASLKVLKALRGG encoded by the coding sequence ATGAAGCAAAATTGCCTGCTTGCGGCGTCGGCCGCGCTCCTGCTTTTCGCGGCGCCGGCGCGCGCGGAATGGTCCGCTTGTGTGGGGGGGCTGCGCCATGCGGCGGCGGGAGCGGGGGTGAGCCAGCAAGCGATCGCCGCGGCGACGGACGGGCTCGAGCCCAATGACGCCGTGAGTTTCATGGACAAGCAGCCCGAGTTCACGACGCCGGTGTGGGATTACGTCGCCGGCCTCGTCGACGAGGAGCGCGTCGCGGAAGGACGCGCCATGCTGCAAAAATACGCCAGCGCCCTCCACGCCGCTGAAAGCCGCTATGGCGTCGATCCGGCGACCGTCGTCGCCGTCTGGGGCGTCGAGTCCGATTTCGGCAAGAGCTTCGGCAAGCGCCCGGTCGTGCAGTCGCTCGCGACGCTCGCCTGCGAGGCCCCGCGGCGCAACGACTACTGGCGCAAGGAATTCGTGGCCGCGCTGAAGATTCTGGACAATGGCGACATCCGCCCGGACGAGTTCATGGGCTCCTGGGCCGGCGCCTTCGGCCACACGCAATTCATGCCCTCGACCTTCCTCGGCACGGCCGTAGATCTCGACGGCGACGGCCGCCGCAACATCGCGAGCTCGGCAGCGGATTCGCTCGGGTCCACGGCCAATTTCCTGAGAAAGAGCGGCTGGCGCGCCGGCGAGCACTGGGGCTTTGAGGTGCGTCTCCCCGAAAGCTTCTCCGGCCCCTCCGGCCGCAGCCGCAAGCAGCCCATGTCCTTCTGGGAGTCGCGGGGAATCACGCGGCTCGACGGCGGCGGTCTCGGCGGCGGATCGGCCGGCCTTCTTCTGCCCGCCGGCCGCAATGGCCCCGCCTTTCTGGTGACGAAGAACTTCGACGCGATTTATTCCTACAACGCCGCGGAATCCTATGCGCTGGCGATCGCGGTCCTCTCCGACATGCTTCGGGGCCGCCCCGGCATCCAGACCCCCTGGCCGACCGACGATCCCGGCCTTTCGCGCGCCGAGCGCCGCGAATTGCAGGCGCTGCTCGTGCGCGCCGGCTATGACGTGGGCGACGCCGACGGCGTGATCGGCACGAAGACCAAGGAAGCCATCGCCGATTATCAGGGGCGCGTCGGCCTGCCGCGCAATGGCCGCGCCAGCCTCAAGGTGCTCAAGGCTTTGCGCGGCGGATAA
- the lptC gene encoding LPS export ABC transporter periplasmic protein LptC encodes MTDGSAADASPASPPAAPAPPGKEKRIQKPAAGRDRLAGLTARRESAFPEALRHTARVAQLRRWIVWGVGGTVGLVGLGLLVSSLRFLPVDLNLARVALQGTRIVIESPKLVGYRKDGRPYEVRARVGVQDIAKPDQIDLDGLDVRVETTGDSAVVLTAPKAVYSTKTDHADMSGGVQITDAKSFELRTETAAMDFKASVMTSDKPVTLKIQGGEVRSAHVEFSQKERRATFTGNVRSVLYGEDGAPPGAMGAAK; translated from the coding sequence ATGACAGACGGCAGCGCCGCTGACGCTTCCCCCGCCTCGCCTCCGGCCGCTCCCGCGCCGCCGGGCAAGGAGAAGCGCATTCAAAAGCCGGCCGCCGGTCGCGACCGTCTCGCCGGTCTCACCGCGCGCCGCGAAAGCGCCTTTCCGGAGGCGCTGCGCCATACGGCGCGGGTCGCTCAGCTGCGACGCTGGATCGTCTGGGGCGTCGGCGGCACGGTGGGCCTCGTCGGCCTCGGCTTGTTGGTGAGTTCCCTGCGCTTCCTTCCGGTCGATCTCAATCTTGCCCGCGTCGCGCTCCAGGGCACGCGCATCGTGATCGAAAGTCCAAAGCTCGTGGGCTATCGCAAGGATGGCCGACCCTATGAGGTCCGGGCGCGCGTCGGCGTGCAGGACATCGCCAAACCGGATCAGATTGATCTCGATGGGCTCGACGTGCGCGTCGAAACGACCGGGGACAGCGCCGTCGTGCTGACGGCGCCCAAGGCCGTCTACAGCACCAAGACGGATCACGCGGACATGAGCGGCGGTGTCCAGATCACCGACGCCAAGAGCTTCGAGCTTCGAACAGAGACGGCCGCCATGGATTTCAAGGCGAGCGTCATGACTTCCGACAAGCCGGTCACGCTGAAGATCCAGGGTGGCGAGGTGAGGTCGGCGCATGTTGAATTTTCGCAAAAGGAACGCCGCGCGACCTTCACCGGCAATGTCCGCTCCGTGCTCTACGGAGAGGATGGCGCGCCGCCGGGAGCCATGGGCGCGGCCAAGTGA
- a CDS encoding peptidoglycan-binding protein, protein MTKALSRKNRGADDEARGAARAEARRSGKRLGAWLDDAIRAEAEDLRDEPFEDDDDDQVEAIARRLAGPAGLRDERRRERDDGHPPRRWRDDAQALQTESRRKRNDDPSGEDEDRAPPARRLRAEDEGRRDARPRRERTTRLDREAIVADAAAIFHRRIAESERETARALDNLAGLLEEGELSRESAQEGLASLAKRLGRLESRLAEEPAAVDDARPIRAALARLESRLDTLSGADRVSGVERALEGLDQRLDEIARRLGSEPRGGAPEPAAEEQAPAPEPGRVEPPVRRPLDEAVAEITRRQRALLAAEPARPLPHEPEPSLAPAPDRFAAVQATLDSISQQIEAVRHGAVERADQQLVAMRQVEGLRRDLEDMSSAIGDLAPRASVAAIEMALHDLARRVETQRCRGVADDLLEPAERIADELRASIRDLDPSPIVRNLHADVLTIGRRLDALQEPNAADSALIRELVERSGDIREQLSALAARPLPLEKIETRLVDLTQRVDALARSGAGVASKAAAALDMGEAARSIRAIVSSETTASLDTFNGRLERLAGQLDELVASAGGKRIDELGKRIDDLGQMLARRLEKGPVPPVDTSGLENLVAGLARKLDSALEQKTEAPALEEIGRKLDSLGSRLPVASPPAEKHFHDLAQRIDGMRETLSQRFERGVAAAPAIGAIEDLVRGLDRKVETALAAGAQAPDIEPIRHQIEQLSRKVDRLDDPGANPRLSALLAAAPRNAQLDEIAARLERMQSALTHRAEEGSRVASRQEELTELVGQLAARINQAVGARDDGEALKALERQIGALSKRLARNDENGAALAAVEAKIGALVGQLEETKSATSLAAEEAVRRATQEILREASPAPGALRAALERELVEIRDKQDESSQRTHETLLAVHETLERVVERLAMFEDELTEIRGAAKPAAAARAPGVLAEPRASSRIEADDDDLGDFLMPPGAARPQRREPAFETGLGGRPEPAQMDFIAAARRAAQQAARDAAAAETAYQARRSATRAETPAEEVERAPEGKGAGLLAAIQDRKRPLLLGLGALVLMAGAYQIARVGIEGVDNWRKDNHQHAEATPEDGEAGAGGSAPAAGVVGEAAKNPAPAAPARPRAAVPDATKAPAAAPAAPPPRMIVPNAETAPVDRTPVGSIGGAALNPLPPPDAIGAIRALAEGGDAAAQYDLALRMSEGRGLPRDPRMAAQWFERAAAQGLAPAMYRLGSLYEKGVGVERDYSRARKLYQAAAEAGNARAMHNLAVLFAEGGDGGKPDYGAAAEWFRKAGEYGVRDSQYNLAILHARGLGVGQSLVQSYVWFSAAAAQGDADAARKRDEVASRLDSKELAAAKAAAAAFHVKEPPRASNDVPPPVVGGEKARVPGAAAPVSPPPAKPKISRL, encoded by the coding sequence ATGACCAAGGCTCTTTCCCGCAAAAACCGTGGCGCCGACGACGAGGCGAGGGGCGCGGCCCGCGCCGAAGCGCGCCGGTCCGGGAAACGCCTCGGCGCCTGGCTCGACGACGCGATTCGCGCCGAGGCGGAGGATTTGCGCGACGAGCCCTTCGAAGATGACGACGACGACCAGGTCGAAGCCATCGCAAGGCGGCTCGCCGGACCTGCGGGCTTGCGTGACGAGCGGCGACGCGAGCGAGACGACGGCCATCCGCCGCGCCGCTGGCGCGACGACGCGCAGGCGCTCCAGACAGAATCCCGCCGCAAACGGAACGACGACCCGTCCGGCGAGGATGAAGATCGCGCGCCGCCCGCGCGCCGTCTTCGCGCGGAAGATGAGGGGCGCCGTGACGCGCGGCCGCGCCGGGAGCGGACGACGCGCCTCGACCGGGAGGCGATCGTCGCCGACGCCGCCGCCATCTTCCACCGCCGAATCGCCGAAAGCGAGCGTGAGACGGCGCGCGCGCTCGACAATCTCGCCGGTCTTCTCGAAGAAGGCGAGCTGAGCCGGGAGAGCGCGCAAGAGGGCCTCGCGTCCCTCGCCAAGCGGCTGGGCCGGCTCGAATCGCGCCTCGCCGAAGAGCCCGCCGCTGTCGATGACGCGCGTCCCATCCGCGCCGCGCTGGCGCGGCTCGAGTCCCGCCTCGACACGCTTTCGGGCGCCGATCGCGTCTCGGGGGTGGAGCGGGCGCTCGAGGGGCTCGACCAGCGCCTTGACGAAATCGCCCGAAGGCTCGGCTCGGAGCCTCGGGGGGGCGCGCCCGAGCCTGCGGCGGAAGAGCAGGCTCCCGCGCCAGAGCCCGGCCGGGTCGAACCGCCGGTTCGGCGCCCGCTGGACGAAGCCGTCGCCGAAATCACGCGCCGTCAGCGCGCTCTGCTCGCCGCCGAGCCGGCGCGCCCTCTGCCGCACGAGCCGGAGCCGTCGCTCGCGCCGGCGCCGGACCGATTCGCCGCGGTTCAGGCGACGCTCGACTCCATTTCGCAGCAGATCGAAGCGGTTCGGCACGGCGCTGTGGAGCGGGCCGATCAGCAACTCGTCGCCATGCGCCAGGTGGAGGGCCTCCGCAGGGACCTCGAGGACATGTCCAGCGCAATCGGCGACCTCGCGCCGCGCGCCTCGGTCGCCGCCATCGAGATGGCGCTGCACGACCTCGCCCGCCGCGTCGAGACGCAGCGGTGTCGCGGCGTCGCAGACGATCTTCTCGAACCCGCCGAGCGGATCGCCGATGAGCTGCGCGCCAGCATTCGCGACCTCGACCCGAGCCCCATCGTCCGCAATCTCCACGCCGACGTCCTGACCATCGGGCGCCGACTCGACGCGCTCCAGGAACCGAACGCCGCCGACTCCGCGCTCATTCGCGAGCTCGTCGAACGGAGCGGCGACATCCGGGAGCAGCTCTCGGCGCTCGCCGCCAGGCCGTTGCCCCTCGAAAAGATCGAAACGAGGCTTGTGGATCTCACCCAGCGCGTCGACGCGCTCGCACGCTCGGGGGCGGGCGTCGCCTCAAAGGCCGCGGCCGCCCTGGACATGGGGGAAGCCGCGCGCTCGATCCGCGCGATCGTCTCTTCCGAGACAACGGCGAGCCTAGACACCTTCAACGGCCGCCTCGAGCGGCTCGCCGGCCAGCTCGACGAGCTCGTCGCCAGCGCCGGCGGCAAGCGCATCGACGAATTGGGCAAGCGCATCGACGATCTCGGCCAGATGCTCGCGAGACGGCTCGAAAAAGGCCCGGTCCCGCCCGTCGACACATCCGGGCTCGAAAATCTCGTCGCCGGGCTGGCGCGCAAGCTCGACTCCGCGCTGGAGCAAAAGACCGAGGCGCCGGCTCTGGAGGAAATCGGCCGCAAGCTCGATTCGCTGGGGAGCCGGTTGCCCGTCGCCTCTCCGCCGGCCGAGAAGCACTTCCACGATCTCGCCCAGCGTATCGACGGGATGCGCGAGACGCTGTCGCAGCGGTTCGAGCGTGGCGTCGCGGCGGCGCCCGCCATCGGGGCCATCGAGGACCTCGTCCGCGGGCTCGATCGCAAGGTGGAGACGGCGCTTGCGGCCGGCGCACAAGCGCCGGACATCGAGCCGATCCGCCACCAGATCGAACAGCTGTCCCGAAAGGTCGACCGCCTCGACGATCCGGGCGCCAATCCGAGACTGAGCGCGCTTCTCGCCGCGGCTCCGCGCAATGCGCAGCTCGACGAGATCGCCGCCCGTCTCGAACGCATGCAGTCGGCGCTGACGCATCGCGCCGAGGAAGGCTCGCGCGTCGCGTCGCGTCAGGAGGAGCTGACGGAACTCGTCGGACAGCTTGCCGCGCGCATCAATCAGGCGGTCGGCGCGCGAGACGACGGTGAGGCGCTGAAGGCCCTCGAAAGGCAGATCGGCGCGCTGTCGAAACGGCTCGCCCGCAACGACGAGAACGGCGCTGCGCTCGCCGCCGTCGAGGCGAAGATCGGCGCCCTCGTCGGGCAGCTCGAGGAGACGAAGAGCGCAACCTCGCTCGCCGCAGAGGAGGCGGTGCGCCGCGCCACGCAGGAGATCCTGCGTGAGGCGAGCCCCGCGCCCGGCGCCCTGCGGGCGGCGCTGGAGCGCGAGCTGGTCGAAATTCGGGACAAGCAGGACGAGAGCAGCCAGCGCACCCATGAGACGCTGCTCGCCGTGCACGAGACCCTCGAGCGCGTCGTCGAGCGTCTCGCCATGTTCGAGGACGAGCTCACGGAAATCCGCGGCGCCGCGAAGCCCGCCGCGGCCGCCCGCGCGCCGGGGGTCCTCGCGGAGCCGCGCGCGTCCTCGCGCATCGAGGCTGACGACGACGACCTCGGCGATTTCCTGATGCCGCCCGGCGCCGCCCGCCCGCAGCGCCGCGAGCCGGCCTTCGAGACCGGCCTGGGGGGCCGGCCAGAACCGGCCCAGATGGATTTCATCGCCGCCGCGCGCCGCGCCGCCCAGCAGGCCGCCCGTGACGCCGCCGCCGCCGAAACGGCCTATCAGGCGCGCCGCAGCGCCACGCGGGCGGAAACGCCCGCCGAAGAGGTCGAGCGCGCGCCCGAAGGCAAGGGCGCGGGACTTCTGGCGGCGATTCAGGATCGCAAGCGGCCGCTGCTGCTCGGCCTCGGCGCGCTGGTGTTGATGGCGGGCGCCTATCAGATCGCCCGCGTCGGCATCGAGGGCGTCGATAATTGGCGCAAGGACAACCATCAGCATGCAGAGGCGACGCCGGAAGACGGCGAGGCCGGCGCCGGCGGTTCAGCCCCCGCCGCCGGCGTGGTCGGGGAGGCCGCGAAGAACCCCGCGCCGGCGGCGCCCGCCCGCCCGCGCGCGGCTGTCCCGGACGCGACGAAGGCGCCCGCCGCCGCTCCGGCTGCGCCGCCGCCGCGCATGATCGTTCCGAACGCCGAGACCGCGCCCGTCGACAGGACCCCTGTCGGCTCCATCGGCGGGGCTGCGCTCAATCCCCTGCCGCCGCCCGACGCCATCGGCGCCATCCGGGCGCTGGCCGAGGGCGGCGACGCGGCGGCGCAATATGACCTTGCTCTCCGCATGTCGGAGGGCCGCGGCCTGCCGCGCGATCCGCGCATGGCGGCGCAATGGTTCGAAAGGGCTGCGGCTCAGGGACTCGCGCCAGCCATGTATCGGCTCGGCTCGCTTTACGAAAAGGGCGTCGGGGTCGAACGAGATTATTCGCGCGCCCGCAAGCTCTATCAAGCCGCCGCGGAGGCGGGGAACGCCCGCGCCATGCACAATCTCGCCGTCCTGTTCGCCGAGGGCGGCGACGGCGGCAAGCCCGATTACGGCGCTGCGGCCGAGTGGTTCCGCAAAGCGGGCGAATACGGCGTGCGCGACAGTCAGTACAATCTCGCGATCCTCCATGCGCGGGGGCTCGGCGTCGGGCAGAGCCTCGTGCAGTCCTATGTCTGGTTCTCCGCCGCCGCCGCGCAGGGCGACGCCGACGCCGCCAGGAAGCGCGACGAGGTCGCGTCCAGGCTCGACTCGAAGGAGCTGGCGGCGGCCAAAGCGGCGGCCGCGGCCTTCCATGTGAAGGAGCCGCCGCGCGCGTCGAATGACGTCCCGCCACCGGTCGTCGGGGGCGAGAAGGCGCGGGTGCCGGGCGCCGCGGCGCCTGTGTCGCCTCCCCCGGCGAAACCAAAAATTTCCAGGCTTTGA
- a CDS encoding DUF3175 domain-containing protein has translation MARKARKDACWSQEVTRESHALDLEAGVFTWDDPKRIALSLKRSAEASERRKATPFRSAMSMLTFYINRAGRDLPRERRRVLEEAKDELRKAFGR, from the coding sequence ATGGCGCGCAAGGCTCGAAAAGACGCCTGCTGGTCGCAGGAGGTCACGCGGGAGAGCCATGCGCTCGACCTCGAGGCGGGCGTCTTCACCTGGGACGATCCGAAACGAATCGCGCTCTCGCTCAAACGCTCGGCCGAAGCGAGCGAACGCCGCAAGGCGACGCCGTTTCGCTCCGCCATGTCCATGCTCACCTTCTACATCAATCGCGCAGGGCGCGATTTGCCCCGAGAGCGCCGCCGGGTGCTGGAAGAAGCGAAGGACGAGCTCCGCAAGGCCTTCGGGCGTTGA
- the lptA gene encoding lipopolysaccharide transport periplasmic protein LptA, with translation MKRLTLCALAALMLAGAAEAKGRSGGVLPGATAKDPLNIDAGKLDYFDQDQKLVYSGSVIVTNGPSTLKASRLTIFLEGKGAPDAGASNDRVRHIDADGPVTLVSKDQIGTGDRGSYDKADNKVYLTGNVTLTQGDNIVKGDRLVYDVTSGVATVQGGGGQGSGRVRSTFTPKGQ, from the coding sequence ATGAAACGCCTTACCCTCTGCGCCCTCGCGGCGCTCATGCTCGCCGGGGCCGCCGAAGCCAAGGGTCGTTCGGGCGGCGTTCTGCCCGGCGCCACGGCCAAGGACCCGCTCAACATCGACGCGGGCAAGCTCGATTATTTCGATCAGGACCAGAAGCTCGTCTATTCGGGCAGCGTCATCGTCACGAACGGGCCGTCGACCCTCAAGGCGTCGCGCCTCACCATTTTCCTTGAGGGCAAGGGCGCTCCCGACGCGGGGGCCAGCAATGACCGCGTCAGGCACATCGACGCCGACGGGCCGGTGACGCTCGTCTCCAAGGACCAGATCGGCACGGGCGATCGCGGCAGCTACGACAAGGCCGACAACAAGGTCTATCTGACCGGCAATGTGACCCTGACTCAGGGCGACAATATCGTGAAGGGCGACCGGCTGGTCTATGACGTGACGAGCGGCGTCGCCACGGTTCAGGGCGGCGGCGGGCAGGGGAGCGGCCGCGTGCGGTCGACCTTCACGCCGAAAGGCCAGTAG